Proteins from a genomic interval of Sphingobacterium sp. SYP-B4668:
- a CDS encoding DUF2723 domain-containing protein, which yields MNYTKINNLLGWVCAVVATVVYVMTVERTVSWWDCGEFIASAYKLQIVHQPGAPLFLMLQNLFSNLAMGDTMRIAFWMNIGSAVSSGLTILFLFWTVTALAKKVLVTGGEEVSQANLIQIMGAGLVGALAYAFTDTFWFSAVESEVYAMSSLCTAVVFWAILKWEQQADQPGGDKWLIFIAYVMGLSIGVHLLNLLAIPAIALVIYFRRTSKATSKGALTALMLGVVVLALILWGIIQFSVKFAAYFDLFFVNTLGFGFGSGVTFFLLLLVGALVFGIWYSIKKVKPLLNIALLCTAFVLFGYSSFTMIMVRAKANPTLNNSDPENAFTFLSYLNREQYGDEPLMKGKFFDAQPISSKETGNVYRKDGDKYVVAKKKVGYEYDRETLFPRIYSGDRPGHVQYYRDYLNLGENEQPTFGDNIKFFFGYQIGHMYGRYFLWNFAGRQNDQQGNGTFTEGNWISGIKQPIDQMHVGGQKALPTSVITDPSYNKLFFLPLIIGLIGAFWHFGRRQRDAGIVGLLFFFTGLAIVLYLNQTPLQPRERDYAYAGSFYAFSIWIGLGVVAIADFLRKKLDPKMASYIATAVCVLGGPVILIAQNWDDHDRSEKYLARDMARNYLESCAPNAILFTYGDNDTYPLWYVQEVEGFRTDVRVVNLSLLSSDWYMKQMMQKVNDADALPLNIDPDKIKDGVRDVIYYQDAGIPGYVNVKDLLTIMLSDDPEYKAQLQNGEMVNYLPTKKMLLPVDKQAVLANKVVPKEWNDAIADTLTWNYNKNIVSRAELSMLAVLANNNWKRPVYFTVTVPDDNFMGLDRYLVSEGFALRLMPVEMGVKEGEGRGLVDPDAIYNNIMTKFKWGNIANASYIDPDSYRYISLYVGSIYGDAISRLQAQGRMDEVKKLAVDAYTNMPKRVYGMPETLSYWTVIDALYKTGEKQKADEIVSRNVKFIKENVAYYQAIAETKPDLETRNVQYAFYALSRYRDIMAKEVNNPLTKEVDGLINQMSQQYHIQQ from the coding sequence ATGAACTATACTAAAATTAACAACTTATTAGGTTGGGTCTGCGCTGTTGTCGCCACGGTCGTGTATGTGATGACGGTCGAAAGGACTGTGAGCTGGTGGGACTGTGGAGAGTTTATTGCTTCAGCCTACAAGCTTCAGATTGTTCACCAACCAGGAGCTCCTTTATTTTTAATGTTGCAAAACTTGTTCTCGAATTTGGCAATGGGTGACACCATGCGCATTGCGTTTTGGATGAATATCGGTTCGGCGGTGTCCAGTGGATTGACGATACTGTTTCTTTTTTGGACAGTTACGGCGTTAGCGAAGAAAGTGTTGGTAACTGGTGGGGAGGAAGTGTCACAGGCAAACCTGATTCAGATTATGGGAGCAGGTCTAGTGGGGGCTTTGGCCTATGCTTTTACTGATACGTTTTGGTTCTCGGCAGTAGAGTCTGAGGTATATGCTATGTCCTCTTTGTGTACAGCCGTTGTATTTTGGGCTATTTTGAAATGGGAACAACAGGCGGATCAGCCAGGAGGTGACAAGTGGTTGATATTCATTGCTTATGTAATGGGATTGTCTATAGGGGTGCATTTGTTGAATTTATTGGCAATTCCTGCAATAGCATTGGTTATTTATTTCCGTCGTACATCAAAAGCTACGTCTAAGGGTGCTTTGACTGCCTTGATGCTTGGAGTCGTCGTATTGGCGCTCATCCTTTGGGGAATTATACAGTTCTCGGTCAAGTTTGCAGCCTATTTTGACTTGTTCTTTGTCAATACACTGGGCTTTGGCTTTGGTTCTGGCGTGACATTCTTCTTATTACTATTGGTCGGTGCATTGGTATTTGGTATCTGGTATTCGATCAAGAAAGTCAAACCACTATTGAATATTGCCTTGTTGTGTACTGCCTTTGTACTTTTTGGATATAGCTCATTTACGATGATTATGGTTCGTGCTAAAGCCAACCCAACATTAAACAACAGCGATCCAGAGAATGCATTCACATTTTTGAGCTATTTAAATAGAGAGCAATATGGGGATGAACCTTTGATGAAAGGCAAATTTTTCGACGCGCAGCCAATTTCATCAAAGGAAACGGGAAATGTATACCGTAAGGATGGGGATAAGTATGTCGTCGCGAAGAAAAAAGTAGGTTACGAGTATGATAGAGAAACGTTGTTTCCTCGTATTTATAGTGGAGATAGACCGGGACACGTTCAGTATTATAGAGATTATCTTAATCTAGGGGAAAATGAACAACCTACTTTTGGAGATAATATCAAATTTTTCTTTGGTTATCAAATAGGTCACATGTATGGACGTTACTTCCTCTGGAATTTTGCAGGAAGACAGAACGATCAGCAGGGGAATGGGACCTTTACAGAGGGTAATTGGATTTCGGGAATTAAGCAACCCATAGACCAGATGCATGTGGGGGGACAGAAGGCTTTGCCTACATCTGTGATTACCGATCCATCATATAACAAACTATTTTTCTTACCCCTAATCATAGGTCTTATAGGCGCATTTTGGCATTTTGGAAGACGGCAACGTGACGCGGGCATTGTTGGCTTGTTATTCTTCTTCACAGGATTGGCTATTGTGCTCTACTTGAATCAGACACCTTTGCAGCCTCGTGAGCGTGATTATGCATATGCAGGCTCGTTTTATGCATTCAGCATTTGGATTGGGCTTGGGGTCGTTGCGATTGCTGATTTCCTGAGGAAGAAACTCGATCCGAAGATGGCGAGCTATATTGCTACGGCTGTGTGTGTACTTGGTGGTCCTGTCATCTTGATTGCTCAAAATTGGGATGATCACGATCGTTCGGAGAAATATTTAGCAAGAGATATGGCGCGGAATTATTTGGAATCCTGTGCGCCTAATGCGATACTCTTCACTTACGGTGATAATGATACTTATCCACTCTGGTACGTGCAAGAGGTGGAGGGATTTCGTACGGATGTGCGCGTGGTCAACTTGAGTTTATTAAGCTCGGATTGGTATATGAAGCAGATGATGCAGAAAGTAAATGATGCAGATGCACTTCCATTGAATATCGATCCAGATAAAATTAAGGACGGGGTACGTGATGTGATTTATTATCAAGATGCAGGTATACCCGGGTATGTAAATGTGAAGGATTTGTTGACAATCATGTTGTCTGATGATCCTGAATACAAAGCGCAGTTGCAAAATGGGGAGATGGTAAATTACTTGCCGACCAAAAAAATGTTATTGCCTGTCGATAAGCAAGCCGTATTGGCCAATAAGGTGGTGCCTAAAGAATGGAATGATGCCATTGCAGATACGTTGACTTGGAATTACAACAAGAATATAGTTTCGAGAGCGGAGCTTTCTATGTTGGCTGTTTTGGCCAATAATAATTGGAAGAGACCTGTTTATTTCACGGTTACCGTCCCCGATGATAACTTCATGGGCTTGGATCGTTACTTGGTGTCAGAGGGATTTGCTTTACGCTTGATGCCTGTTGAGATGGGGGTCAAAGAAGGGGAAGGTAGAGGCTTAGTAGATCCAGATGCAATTTACAACAATATCATGACTAAGTTCAAATGGGGTAATATTGCGAATGCCTCTTATATCGATCCGGATTCTTATCGTTATATTTCTTTATACGTAGGTAGTATCTATGGTGATGCAATCTCTAGGTTACAGGCCCAAGGACGAATGGACGAGGTGAAGAAATTGGCAGTGGATGCTTATACCAATATGCCAAAGCGCGTGTACGGTATGCCCGAAACTTTGAGTTATTGGACGGTCATTGATGCACTTTACAAGACTGGCGAGAAGCAGAAAGCGGATGAGATTGTCAGTCGTAATGTGAAGTTTATTAAAGAGAACGTAGCCTACTACCAAGCAATTGCCGAGACGAAGCCTGATCTTGAAACGCGCAATGTGCAGTATGCTTTCTATGCACTATCTCGTTATAGAGATATTATGGCCAAGGAGGTGAACAATCCGCTTACAAAAGAAGTGGATGGATTGATCAACCAAATGAGTCAGCAATACCATATCCAGCAATAA
- a CDS encoding tetratricopeptide repeat protein: MNKNIYKVGIALSLMTTPVFAQQTAWQDLNKAFKSGMELFERGKFGSAAKQFDKVEEIRTKSTLQLDENEELSLMKENVRYYQAICALELGDSDAEGRFLKYIRDYPSSPNSKAAYFQIGRSYYAKKDYKKAIEWFTKIESKNLAGAENTEYRFKLAYSQFMTEDYKSAKPVFESLKDQRGQYQEASIYYYAYLCYLDAEYKTALNEFERLKGSKAYESSYPYYITALYYLDKRYDEVLSYALPILQTTKQDNETDMFRVIAATYFIKGNLQKSKEYYDKFQSQDQGKTQNNQDSYQIGYINYKLGEYDKAIMELEKMTEPDAYYQSAMITLGDAFLKKNNKQSARNAFFRASKLDFDPQLQEEGLFNYAKLSYELEFHQVALDAIQEYIKTYPTNVRNEEAQTLYAEILLSTKNYRAAVDVLESMKNRGKEANAAYQKVTYYRGLEYYNERAFENGISMFMRSEANRYDEEIYALAIYWKSEAMYEVRKYKEATASFNKFLSLPAARNTDVYNYANYALAYAAFRNENYNTSANYFERFLSMGGKEGIELNTRNDAIARLADSYFSLKNYGRAMTEYDKLINSKAQSQDYALFQRGIIQGLQGNSSGKIATLQAVVQKYPKSNYADDVAFEIPYTYFTLGQYDQAISGLQSMVEKYPRSSYVPRALVTIGLVQYNQDNNEVALKTFQRVVDQYSTTDEAKQAMRSIENIYLDKGDATGYIRYATGTNIGDLTTSEQDSRTFSTATTLFSRGNYQGAVEAVNAYFDKFPKPIQEKYARFVRAESNAALGKTDEALHDYNIILNDWTSAYTERALVSVSNLYLKQNKYNEAVQQLKKLELTSEYKSNYAYAINNLLTSYFNIGDYKETLNYAALVKNYEKSSEEEIAKAHLYAAKAYLATNKAADATKELNLAALKSKTATGAEARYLVAEQQLKGKEYDKAIKSAFDISDSFSSYDYWVARGFILMADAYAGKGDNFQAKSTLESIIDNYENKEDDILKTAKEKLQKLNTTKK, encoded by the coding sequence ATGAATAAAAATATTTACAAGGTAGGTATTGCGCTGAGTTTAATGACGACGCCGGTTTTTGCTCAACAGACTGCTTGGCAGGATCTCAATAAGGCTTTTAAATCTGGTATGGAACTTTTCGAGAGAGGTAAGTTCGGGTCTGCAGCTAAACAGTTTGACAAAGTGGAGGAGATACGCACAAAGTCTACTTTGCAATTGGATGAGAATGAGGAGTTAAGCCTGATGAAAGAAAATGTTCGTTATTATCAGGCCATATGCGCATTGGAGCTTGGAGATTCGGATGCTGAAGGTAGATTCTTGAAGTATATTCGAGATTATCCATCTAGTCCTAATTCCAAAGCGGCTTACTTCCAAATTGGCCGTTCATATTATGCTAAGAAAGATTATAAGAAAGCCATCGAATGGTTTACCAAGATAGAGAGTAAAAATCTGGCTGGGGCAGAGAATACAGAGTACAGATTTAAACTGGCATACTCACAGTTCATGACTGAGGATTATAAATCTGCGAAGCCGGTTTTCGAATCTTTGAAAGATCAACGCGGACAGTATCAAGAAGCCTCTATTTATTATTATGCTTATCTATGTTACTTGGATGCGGAGTACAAGACGGCTCTAAATGAATTCGAGCGGTTGAAGGGGTCCAAGGCTTATGAAAGCAGCTATCCCTATTATATCACAGCGTTGTACTATCTGGACAAACGTTATGATGAGGTGTTGAGCTATGCGCTCCCTATTTTGCAGACGACCAAGCAAGATAATGAGACCGATATGTTTCGTGTGATTGCTGCTACTTATTTTATTAAAGGAAATCTGCAGAAATCAAAAGAATATTACGACAAGTTCCAATCGCAAGATCAAGGTAAGACACAAAATAACCAAGATAGTTATCAAATTGGTTATATCAACTATAAGTTAGGAGAATACGATAAGGCTATTATGGAGCTTGAAAAAATGACCGAGCCCGATGCTTATTATCAAAGTGCGATGATCACGTTAGGTGATGCCTTCTTGAAGAAGAACAATAAGCAGAGTGCTAGGAATGCATTTTTTAGGGCGTCAAAGCTTGACTTTGATCCACAGCTGCAAGAAGAAGGCCTCTTTAATTATGCGAAGTTGTCTTATGAATTGGAATTTCATCAGGTAGCATTGGATGCTATTCAGGAATATATAAAGACCTATCCTACTAATGTGCGAAATGAAGAGGCTCAGACGCTGTATGCTGAAATTCTCTTGAGTACGAAAAACTACCGCGCGGCAGTGGATGTGTTGGAGTCTATGAAAAATCGCGGTAAGGAAGCGAATGCTGCTTATCAAAAAGTAACCTACTACCGTGGTTTAGAATATTATAATGAGCGTGCATTTGAGAATGGAATCTCCATGTTCATGCGTTCCGAAGCCAATCGTTATGATGAAGAAATCTATGCACTAGCAATCTATTGGAAGTCGGAAGCGATGTACGAAGTCCGTAAATATAAAGAGGCTACAGCAAGCTTCAATAAATTCTTGAGCTTACCTGCTGCGCGTAATACGGATGTCTATAATTACGCAAATTACGCCTTGGCATATGCTGCATTTAGAAATGAGAACTATAACACTTCGGCAAACTATTTCGAGAGATTCTTGTCCATGGGTGGCAAGGAAGGGATTGAATTGAATACACGAAATGATGCTATTGCCAGATTAGCGGATTCGTATTTTTCTTTAAAAAATTACGGACGTGCGATGACCGAGTATGATAAGTTGATTAACTCGAAGGCGCAGAGTCAAGACTATGCGTTGTTCCAGAGGGGAATTATACAAGGTTTGCAGGGGAATAGCAGCGGTAAGATTGCTACTCTGCAGGCTGTAGTTCAAAAATACCCAAAGTCTAATTATGCGGATGATGTAGCGTTTGAGATTCCTTATACTTACTTTACATTAGGACAGTACGATCAAGCCATTTCTGGACTACAGAGTATGGTGGAGAAGTATCCTAGAAGTAGTTATGTGCCTCGCGCTTTGGTCACAATTGGTTTGGTACAATACAATCAAGATAATAATGAAGTAGCATTGAAAACCTTCCAACGAGTGGTGGACCAGTACTCGACGACTGATGAGGCTAAGCAGGCCATGCGCTCTATCGAGAATATTTATTTGGATAAAGGTGATGCTACAGGATACATCCGCTATGCGACAGGAACCAATATTGGGGACTTGACTACTTCGGAGCAAGATTCTCGTACGTTCTCCACTGCAACTACTTTGTTTTCTAGAGGGAATTACCAGGGAGCTGTGGAAGCTGTGAATGCATATTTTGATAAATTCCCAAAACCTATTCAAGAAAAATACGCACGTTTTGTTCGTGCAGAAAGTAATGCTGCACTAGGAAAGACTGATGAAGCTTTACACGATTATAATATTATCTTGAATGACTGGACAAGTGCATACACCGAACGTGCATTAGTAAGTGTTTCTAATTTATATCTCAAACAGAATAAATACAACGAAGCTGTACAGCAGTTAAAAAAATTGGAATTGACTTCGGAGTACAAGTCCAATTACGCATATGCAATCAACAATTTGTTGACTAGCTATTTCAATATTGGTGATTACAAGGAGACGTTGAACTACGCGGCCTTAGTGAAAAACTATGAGAAGTCGTCCGAGGAGGAAATCGCTAAAGCACATTTGTATGCGGCAAAGGCTTATCTAGCAACAAATAAAGCTGCTGATGCGACAAAGGAATTAAACCTTGCTGCGCTGAAAAGTAAAACAGCTACAGGGGCCGAAGCTAGGTATTTGGTTGCCGAACAACAATTGAAAGGCAAAGAGTATGATAAGGCAATCAAATCTGCCTTTGATATTTCAGATTCATTCTCTTCGTATGACTATTGGGTGGCAAGAGGATTTATCTTGATGGCGGATGCATATGCTGGAAAAGGCGACAACTTCCAAGCGAAGTCAACTTTGGAGAGTATTATCGATAACTACGAAAACAAAGAGGACGATATCTTGAAGACAGCTAAGGAAAAATTACAGAAATTAAATACTACAAAGAAATAG
- a CDS encoding aspartate carbamoyltransferase catalytic subunit, whose translation MSSSAEQLSTRHLLGIKDLNEKDINLILDTATNFKDVLNRPIKKVPSLRDITIANVFFENSTRTRLSFELAEKRLSADTVNFAASSSSVSKGETLIDTVNNILAMKVDMIVMRHPYAGAGVFLSRHVNAQIVNAGDGAHEHPTQALLDSFSIRERYGDVAGRKVAIIGDVLHSRVALSNILCLQKQGAEVMVCGPTTLIPKYIQSLGVKVEHDLRKALNWCDVANMLRIQLERQDIAYFPSLREYSMLYGLNKEILESLDKEITIMHPGPINRGVEITSDVADSNHSIILDQVENGVAVRMAVLYLLAGKRG comes from the coding sequence ATGTCATCTTCAGCAGAACAACTAAGTACACGACACCTCTTAGGAATCAAGGATCTGAATGAAAAAGATATAAATCTAATTCTCGATACAGCGACTAATTTTAAAGACGTCTTGAACAGACCAATTAAAAAAGTTCCTTCATTGAGAGATATTACTATCGCAAACGTTTTTTTTGAAAATTCTACACGAACGAGGTTATCCTTTGAATTGGCTGAAAAAAGGCTTTCTGCTGATACCGTCAATTTTGCAGCGTCTTCGTCTTCAGTAAGTAAAGGAGAGACTTTAATAGATACCGTCAACAATATATTGGCGATGAAGGTAGATATGATTGTCATGCGCCATCCTTATGCAGGTGCGGGTGTATTCTTAAGTCGGCATGTAAATGCGCAGATTGTCAACGCTGGTGACGGTGCACATGAACATCCTACACAGGCTTTATTGGATTCTTTTTCGATACGTGAACGATATGGTGATGTTGCCGGTCGGAAGGTCGCTATTATTGGAGATGTGTTGCACTCGCGTGTGGCACTTTCAAATATCCTTTGTCTACAAAAGCAAGGTGCCGAGGTCATGGTTTGTGGGCCTACTACCTTGATCCCTAAGTATATCCAATCACTTGGGGTGAAAGTTGAGCACGATCTTCGTAAAGCACTTAATTGGTGTGATGTCGCAAATATGTTGCGTATCCAATTAGAGCGACAAGATATCGCCTATTTTCCGTCATTAAGGGAATATTCTATGTTATATGGCTTGAATAAAGAAATTTTGGAATCTCTCGATAAAGAAATTACAATCATGCATCCAGGACCTATCAATAGAGGGGTCGAGATTACTTCTGATGTGGCGGATAGTAACCATTCCATTATCTTGGATCAGGTCGAAAATGGAGTCGCTGTACGTATGGCCGTACTCTATCTATTAGCAGGGAAAAGGGGATAA
- a CDS encoding 50S ribosomal protein L25/general stress protein Ctc has translation MKSIAISGSVRQNVGKRDAKELRYEGNVPAVLYGSGTQTHLSVSAADLKQVLYTPEVVFVEFDLNGKKTKAIVQDAQFHPLTDVVIHVDFLELNDDKAVSVNIPVKLTGTSPGVKLGGKLVQKLRTLRVKATPNNLPQEIEVPMESLEVGKSFRVGQVKLENGKVLNNADDTIVSVIMSRALRQAEQEAAKAAQGKKK, from the coding sequence ATGAAATCAATTGCTATTAGCGGTTCTGTTAGACAGAACGTAGGGAAAAGAGATGCAAAAGAATTGCGTTACGAAGGTAATGTACCTGCGGTTCTTTATGGTAGTGGTACGCAAACTCACCTATCTGTATCCGCAGCTGATTTGAAACAAGTGCTTTACACGCCAGAAGTTGTATTCGTAGAATTCGACCTTAATGGAAAAAAAACAAAAGCTATTGTTCAAGACGCTCAATTCCACCCATTGACTGACGTTGTTATCCACGTAGACTTTTTAGAGTTGAACGATGACAAAGCTGTTTCAGTAAATATCCCTGTTAAATTGACAGGTACTTCTCCTGGTGTTAAATTAGGGGGTAAATTAGTGCAGAAATTACGTACGCTTCGTGTAAAAGCTACTCCGAACAACCTACCTCAAGAAATTGAAGTACCTATGGAATCTTTGGAAGTAGGTAAATCATTCCGTGTAGGTCAGGTGAAACTTGAGAATGGTAAAGTGTTGAACAATGCTGACGATACCATTGTATCTGTCATCATGTCTCGTGCTCTACGTCAAGCAGAACAAGAAGCAGCTAAAGCAGCTCAAGGTAAAAAGAAATAA
- the pyrR gene encoding bifunctional pyr operon transcriptional regulator/uracil phosphoribosyltransferase PyrR, translated as MKQSILLDGPKFQITIKRLCQQLIENHVDFSNAALVGIQPRGTYLANRLSKELELMLGHPVPTGILDITFFRDDFRREGANPLLANSTEIDFIVEGKNVIFVDDVLWTGRTIRSAMDAIQAFGRARRIELLVLVDRRFSRQIPIEPDYIGIQVDSIDSQKVIVNWEEVDGHDSIILLNEKK; from the coding sequence ATGAAACAGTCGATTTTATTAGACGGTCCCAAATTTCAAATTACAATCAAGCGACTTTGCCAACAATTGATTGAAAATCACGTTGATTTTTCGAATGCTGCTTTAGTGGGTATCCAACCAAGAGGTACTTACTTGGCTAATAGATTGTCCAAAGAGTTAGAGCTTATGCTCGGCCATCCCGTTCCTACGGGGATTTTGGATATTACTTTTTTTCGTGATGATTTTAGAAGAGAAGGGGCTAATCCATTATTAGCAAATAGTACCGAGATTGATTTTATAGTCGAAGGTAAGAACGTGATTTTTGTAGACGATGTACTCTGGACTGGACGTACCATTCGCTCGGCAATGGATGCAATACAAGCATTTGGCCGAGCTCGTCGTATTGAACTGTTGGTATTGGTAGACCGTCGATTCTCCCGTCAAATTCCTATAGAACCGGATTACATAGGTATCCAGGTCGATTCCATTGACTCTCAAAAGGTCATTGTCAATTGGGAAGAGGTGGATGGACACGACAGTATTATCCTATTGAACGAAAAGAAATAA
- a CDS encoding APC family permease, which yields MTRQLKLWDAIMIVMGSMIGSGIFIVSADIMRQLGSGWWMVVVWVITGVMTVAAAICYGELSSMYPKAGGQYTYLTEIFGKMTGFLYGWSLFTVIQTGTIAAVAVAFGKFTAYLIPELNNAAPIFQQGDFKITWIQILAILVILLLTFINTRGVQSGKLVQSVFTSSKILALLVLIIGGAVMVKHNFFMDNLSFGFQASQNLKGLGWTDISGGVLMGGVAAAMVGSVFSSVAWENVTFIAGEIENPKRNVVRAMVWGTALVMILYLFCNFIYLMALERDEIAFAQNDRVAVAAAEKILGHTGTVIMAILVMISTFGCVNGLVLSGARVFQKMAVDGLFLKQIIPNNKFNVPSRSLWVQGAWASLLCMSGQYGDLLDMISFVIVLFYMLTVAGVIWMRWKKPMVERSYKAFLYPFTPFLYLGIGGLFCVLLIFYKPQYTWPGLILILIGLPVYYLVNRRR from the coding sequence ATGACACGTCAACTTAAGTTATGGGATGCGATTATGATCGTAATGGGTTCTATGATCGGGAGTGGTATCTTTATCGTATCGGCAGATATCATGCGACAGTTAGGTTCTGGATGGTGGATGGTTGTGGTTTGGGTGATTACTGGGGTGATGACCGTTGCTGCGGCGATCTGTTATGGGGAGTTATCTTCTATGTATCCCAAAGCAGGCGGACAATATACATATCTCACAGAAATCTTCGGCAAGATGACGGGCTTCCTATATGGGTGGAGTTTGTTCACGGTTATTCAGACGGGTACTATCGCTGCTGTGGCAGTCGCCTTTGGTAAGTTTACCGCTTATCTTATCCCTGAGTTGAACAATGCGGCGCCTATTTTTCAGCAGGGTGATTTCAAGATTACGTGGATTCAGATATTGGCCATTTTGGTTATCCTGTTGCTTACATTTATTAATACTCGAGGTGTGCAAAGCGGTAAGCTTGTGCAATCCGTTTTTACTTCCTCCAAAATTTTAGCTCTCTTGGTGTTAATCATTGGTGGAGCGGTAATGGTTAAGCACAATTTCTTTATGGATAACCTGAGCTTTGGTTTTCAAGCCTCCCAAAACTTGAAGGGGCTTGGATGGACAGACATCTCGGGTGGGGTGCTAATGGGGGGTGTGGCCGCAGCGATGGTAGGGTCGGTCTTTAGCAGTGTAGCTTGGGAGAATGTCACGTTCATTGCTGGTGAGATTGAAAATCCCAAAAGGAATGTGGTGCGTGCTATGGTCTGGGGGACTGCCTTGGTGATGATTCTTTACTTGTTTTGTAATTTTATCTACTTAATGGCTTTGGAACGTGACGAAATTGCTTTTGCACAGAACGACCGTGTTGCTGTCGCTGCTGCTGAGAAGATTTTGGGGCATACAGGCACAGTAATCATGGCTATCTTGGTGATGATTTCTACCTTTGGCTGTGTCAATGGGCTGGTTCTTTCGGGCGCACGTGTATTTCAAAAGATGGCTGTAGACGGTTTGTTCCTTAAGCAGATCATCCCGAACAATAAGTTCAATGTACCTAGTCGTTCGTTATGGGTGCAGGGGGCTTGGGCGTCTTTACTATGTATGAGTGGGCAATACGGTGATTTGTTAGATATGATTTCTTTTGTCATCGTCTTGTTCTATATGTTGACAGTGGCGGGTGTGATATGGATGCGCTGGAAGAAGCCAATGGTAGAGCGGTCTTATAAGGCTTTTTTGTACCCCTTTACACCATTTCTGTATCTAGGCATCGGTGGGTTATTTTGCGTATTACTTATTTTTTATAAACCTCAATATACATGGCCAGGTTTAATCCTGATTTTGATTGGGTTACCTGTTTATTATCTTGTGAATAGAAGGCGTTAA
- a CDS encoding ribose-phosphate pyrophosphokinase, producing MPLQFNTVKLFAGSGTQELSEKIAKSYGKPLGDKTLSKFSDGEIQPFYNESVRGSDVFLIQSTNQPTDNLLELLLMIDAAKRASAHYITAVVPYFGFARQDRKDKPRVAIGAKMIANLITAAGAHRIMTMDLHAAQIQGFFDIPVDHLDGSIIFVPYIKSLNLPNLTIASPDMGGSYRARTFAKFFNAEVIICDKRRKRANEIESMSIIGDVTGQDVVLIDDICDTAGTLSKAAALIMENGAKSVRALCTHAVLSGKAYETIENSVLAEMIVTDTIQLDTEKMKSCSKIKVLSTQDLFANAIKNVNEHGSISDLFQVD from the coding sequence ATGCCTTTGCAATTTAACACCGTAAAACTATTTGCTGGTTCCGGCACACAGGAATTGTCAGAAAAAATCGCAAAATCTTACGGAAAACCTCTTGGAGACAAGACCTTATCAAAATTTAGTGACGGAGAGATCCAACCTTTCTACAACGAATCTGTACGTGGAAGTGATGTCTTTTTAATCCAGTCTACCAATCAGCCAACGGACAATCTTTTAGAACTCCTATTGATGATTGACGCTGCAAAGAGAGCATCCGCCCATTACATTACAGCTGTAGTTCCTTATTTTGGATTCGCCCGTCAAGACCGCAAAGACAAGCCAAGAGTAGCAATTGGAGCAAAAATGATTGCCAACCTAATTACAGCCGCTGGTGCGCACCGTATCATGACGATGGACCTACATGCAGCTCAGATACAAGGATTTTTCGACATTCCGGTAGACCACTTAGACGGCTCTATTATTTTTGTCCCTTACATCAAATCCCTAAATCTACCAAATCTAACGATTGCATCACCTGACATGGGTGGTTCATACCGCGCACGTACTTTTGCTAAATTTTTCAATGCAGAGGTTATCATCTGTGACAAAAGACGTAAACGCGCCAACGAAATTGAATCTATGTCTATTATTGGGGATGTGACCGGTCAAGACGTAGTCCTTATTGACGACATTTGTGATACAGCAGGTACTTTGTCAAAAGCAGCGGCATTGATCATGGAAAATGGAGCAAAATCTGTTCGTGCACTGTGTACACATGCGGTGCTATCAGGCAAAGCATATGAGACTATTGAAAATTCAGTACTCGCAGAAATGATAGTAACAGACACTATCCAGCTCGATACTGAGAAAATGAAGTCTTGCAGTAAAATCAAAGTCCTATCTACACAGGACTTATTTGCAAATGCTATTAAAAATGTAAATGAGCACGGATCTATATCCGACCTTTTTCAAGTAGATTAA